In one window of Candidatus Binatia bacterium DNA:
- the bamD gene encoding outer membrane protein assembly factor BamD, whose product MTRWSAWVVAVLASVAIGCAAKKPKSAAEYFASASEHFRNGAFGAATSEYRELLDQHPFSDFVEEAELRIAHAQYLDGRYPEAVVALTDFQRRHPTSPHLPFIGYLLGMCYARQMLDYDRDQTAAQNAQTYFLTVVRQYPESPYAELARSELKRCRQRLAAHELYIAEFYSRRGNWKAAETRIVELAARYGDTEEAARGLLQLARYYRSRGLVDRAALAYRAVTELRPGTPQAVAAQRALQRLQDQSSTFATQANAVDVLLALNGRSRVSDMFETAQVPPPQPAQLPSRASGFPAPALGTGFDPFGRGRTYY is encoded by the coding sequence ATGACGCGGTGGAGCGCGTGGGTCGTTGCCGTTCTCGCCAGTGTGGCGATAGGATGCGCGGCGAAAAAACCCAAGAGTGCCGCCGAATACTTCGCCTCAGCGAGCGAACACTTTCGCAACGGTGCGTTCGGGGCTGCAACCTCGGAATACCGGGAACTCCTCGATCAGCATCCCTTCAGCGACTTTGTTGAAGAAGCAGAACTGCGGATCGCCCACGCACAGTACCTCGATGGCCGCTACCCCGAGGCCGTCGTTGCCTTGACGGACTTCCAGCGCCGCCACCCAACCAGCCCCCACTTGCCCTTTATCGGCTACCTGCTCGGCATGTGCTACGCGCGCCAAATGTTGGACTACGACCGCGACCAGACGGCTGCGCAAAACGCGCAAACGTACTTTCTCACCGTGGTGCGTCAGTATCCGGAAAGCCCTTACGCGGAGTTGGCCCGCTCGGAACTAAAGCGCTGCCGTCAGCGTTTGGCCGCACATGAGCTTTACATTGCAGAGTTCTACTCCCGGCGCGGAAATTGGAAAGCCGCGGAAACGCGGATTGTGGAACTGGCGGCCCGCTACGGCGATACTGAAGAGGCCGCTCGCGGACTGCTCCAACTCGCCCGCTATTACCGCTCTCGTGGCTTGGTCGACCGTGCCGCGCTTGCCTACCGTGCAGTCACTGAGCTGCGCCCCGGAACACCTCAAGCCGTTGCCGCACAACGCGCCTTGCAAAGGCTACAAGACCAGTCAAGCACTTTCGCGACACAGGCTAACGCAGTAGACGTTCTACTTGCGTTGAATGGTCGCAGTCGCGTGAGCGACATGTTCGAAACCGCGCAGGTCCCTCCCCCCCAGCCCGCTCAGCTTCCGTCCCGCGCAAGCGGCTTTCCGGCGCCAGCGCTAGGAACGGGCTTCGACCCGTTCGGCCGGGGGCGGACCTACTATTAA
- a CDS encoding zf-HC2 domain-containing protein: MPLEKPEKLQCSDAQAMLALFADGELDARSMQIVATHGAHCPECDRELQRLERLQAILREHVAAKLADAPTEWLWSRIEARLPERAEAVPRRQQWLQRLRELAWQPQVLWPAFALLAVATMATVLLLRDEPRLQPSASTLVAGLEPPAVIDSLEADVGSVAVMDDWQNHTTVLWVSEELPVTGGTEP, encoded by the coding sequence GTGCCCCTAGAGAAGCCCGAAAAGCTTCAGTGCTCCGATGCGCAGGCGATGTTGGCGCTGTTTGCGGATGGCGAGCTCGACGCGCGGTCGATGCAAATCGTGGCTACCCACGGGGCCCATTGTCCTGAATGCGACCGAGAGTTGCAGCGCCTAGAGCGCTTACAGGCGATATTGCGGGAGCACGTTGCCGCCAAGCTCGCGGATGCCCCGACGGAGTGGTTGTGGTCACGCATCGAGGCTCGGCTGCCGGAACGCGCTGAGGCTGTGCCCCGGAGGCAGCAGTGGCTCCAACGGTTGCGGGAGTTGGCCTGGCAACCGCAGGTGCTGTGGCCTGCCTTCGCGCTGCTTGCAGTTGCCACCATGGCAACGGTGTTGCTGCTCCGTGACGAGCCTCGGCTCCAGCCCAGTGCGAGCACGCTGGTTGCTGGCCTTGAACCGCCGGCAGTGATCGATTCACTGGAGGCCGATGTAGGCTCCGTAGCCGTGATGGACGATTGGCAAAACCACACCACCGTCTTGTGGGTGAGTGAAGAACTGCCGGTCACAGGAGGAACCGAGCCGTGA
- a CDS encoding MoaD/ThiS family protein: MTVRVRIPTPLRRFTGGQEEVTASGATIGMVVDDLEKRHPGIKERICDETGKVRKFVNIYVNGDDIRFLNSLETPVKDGDEISIVPAIAGGV, encoded by the coding sequence ATGACGGTTCGCGTACGCATTCCCACGCCACTGCGGCGTTTTACCGGTGGGCAAGAGGAAGTTACCGCCTCCGGTGCCACCATCGGGATGGTCGTCGACGACTTGGAGAAGCGCCATCCCGGCATCAAAGAACGCATTTGCGACGAAACCGGGAAAGTGCGGAAGTTCGTGAACATTTACGTCAACGGCGACGACATCCGCTTCCTCAACTCTCTCGAGACGCCGGTGAAGGACGGGGATGAAATTTCCATAGTCCCCGCGATCGCCGGGGGAGTTTGA
- a CDS encoding PKD domain-containing protein produces the protein MMIGLRTWGCRLVLAVAVLQWAGCRSCERDLAPPPLLPEQGQLPKPPVAAESPAAVAAPASPPPPGCVVILTPDVERGPAPLEVRFTAEGLCSDAPGEFDWDFGDGSPPLTGMKPEQPPDKADYAFVRAQHTYAKPGEYIAKVTLRDPTNNVSDVDEYPITVEGP, from the coding sequence ATGATGATCGGACTGCGAACTTGGGGATGTCGCCTTGTGCTTGCTGTTGCGGTGTTGCAATGGGCTGGCTGCCGGAGCTGTGAACGTGACTTAGCACCTCCACCATTGCTTCCGGAGCAAGGCCAATTGCCTAAGCCACCGGTGGCTGCAGAATCACCTGCCGCCGTTGCAGCCCCAGCTTCCCCGCCCCCACCCGGCTGCGTCGTGATTCTAACGCCCGACGTCGAACGCGGCCCCGCCCCGCTCGAAGTGCGGTTCACCGCCGAAGGGCTTTGCTCGGATGCACCCGGTGAGTTCGATTGGGACTTCGGCGATGGGTCGCCACCACTTACGGGAATGAAACCGGAGCAGCCACCGGACAAGGCCGACTACGCCTTTGTACGCGCGCAGCACACGTACGCAAAGCCGGGTGAGTACATTGCGAAAGTGACATTGCGCGACCCCACGAACAACGTGTCCGACGTGGACGAGTACCCAATCACCGTCGAAGGGCCGTGA
- a CDS encoding sulfate adenylyltransferase translates to MPDLVPVHGGLDAPVNRVIPLSRRKQFLHEASELPRVEVTRADLSTVYRIADGTLSPLTGPMDEETWHYVLDHDALDFGFRLYAWTAPISFPVTNDEAKRIKVGHPVALVHEGSPVGIVRVTSLFDWDKPKHIEKFYGTRRTDHPGARMILEDPRSKLLGGELWALPQEVDPEYGEYLLSPRQVRTLIAERKWERALAFQTRNPLHRAHEYALVAGVERLTRQGYFAGVVLNPLVGELKEDDVPARVRMRCYRALHDLKLLGKGDKDEALWRERGYDLTEVFELVGLDIKMLYGGPKEAVMHAIYRQNLGFSDIVIGRKHADAPYDDGTPIWGDFDAQEIFNNLRGDLRIQPCNIGFAAYFESVGRVDLIDNHPGEKPLSISGSKIREMLTRGERPDERILRPEIADILIAYYREKQLQR, encoded by the coding sequence GTGCCTGATTTGGTTCCTGTACATGGAGGACTCGATGCTCCCGTCAACCGCGTGATTCCCCTGTCGCGCCGCAAGCAGTTCCTGCACGAAGCGTCCGAGCTCCCGCGCGTGGAAGTGACTCGCGCGGATTTGTCGACGGTCTATCGCATTGCCGACGGAACGCTATCACCCCTGACCGGGCCAATGGACGAGGAGACGTGGCATTACGTGTTAGATCACGACGCCCTCGACTTTGGCTTCCGGCTGTACGCTTGGACCGCACCTATTTCTTTCCCCGTCACCAACGACGAGGCCAAACGAATCAAGGTTGGACATCCGGTGGCTCTGGTCCATGAAGGCTCGCCGGTCGGCATCGTCCGAGTCACTAGTCTTTTCGACTGGGATAAGCCGAAACACATCGAGAAGTTTTACGGAACCCGGCGAACCGATCATCCTGGTGCGCGCATGATCCTCGAAGATCCGCGAAGCAAGCTTTTGGGCGGAGAACTCTGGGCACTCCCTCAAGAGGTAGATCCCGAGTACGGCGAGTACCTCCTTTCACCCCGGCAGGTCCGCACTCTGATTGCAGAGCGCAAGTGGGAACGCGCTCTTGCGTTCCAGACCCGCAACCCTTTGCACCGGGCGCACGAGTACGCACTGGTGGCCGGCGTCGAGCGGCTGACCCGGCAGGGTTACTTTGCAGGAGTCGTCCTCAACCCGCTGGTCGGCGAGTTGAAAGAAGACGACGTGCCAGCGCGCGTGCGCATGCGTTGTTACCGTGCCCTGCACGATTTGAAGCTGCTTGGTAAGGGCGACAAAGACGAGGCACTGTGGCGTGAGCGCGGCTACGACCTAACCGAAGTGTTCGAGCTTGTCGGTTTAGACATCAAGATGCTTTACGGGGGGCCAAAGGAAGCCGTCATGCATGCAATCTACCGGCAGAACCTTGGTTTTTCTGACATCGTTATTGGGCGCAAACACGCTGACGCACCTTACGACGATGGCACCCCCATTTGGGGCGACTTTGACGCGCAGGAAATTTTTAACAACTTGCGCGGCGACTTGCGGATTCAGCCCTGCAACATCGGCTTCGCTGCTTATTTCGAAAGTGTGGGCCGCGTAGATCTGATCGACAACCACCCAGGGGAAAAGCCGTTATCCATCTCCGGGTCGAAGATTCGCGAAATGCTGACCCGTGGAGAACGGCCCGACGAGCGGATCTTACGCCCCGAGATCGCAGACATCCTGATTGCGTATTACCGCGAAAAGCAGCTTCAGCGCTGA
- a CDS encoding DASS family sodium-coupled anion symporter, protein MDTRPLWRVVLPIIAYWGLWLLAGAVLWWSVTTPPPEGLSPQGQRALAVFVVCVAFWVLNVLPLMITSLLAIVLIPLTGVLTPAQAYGLFGNEALFFILGAFILAACLMKSGLSTRIALAILDRFGRTPRGLLRSVLLLNVTMAFFMSEHAVAAMNFPIIAEMTKVLRLPGRKSHYGKALFLAMAWGSTIGGIATLLGGARAPLAIGILRETTGKSFSFFEWSAAIFPLVVALTAVAYGLILWFFPIDIESVKAADEVLHERRLGLGRMRYQERAIGLVTLVTLSAWIFLGEEFGLASVAMAAVVVLFLLRLVRWAEIEGYVNWGVLLMYGGAICLGSALNRSGAASWVAQATLSQWASNGTVVILLLSALSLALTEAMSNAAVVAMLLPMSLGIANEFGLDPRVLTLTVAVPAGLATTLPIGTPANAIAYSSGYLSLRDLVIPGAMLALLAWVLFNVMAAFYWPLLGLHIVPTGSGG, encoded by the coding sequence GTGGACACAAGACCGCTTTGGCGTGTCGTACTCCCGATCATCGCCTATTGGGGCTTGTGGTTGTTGGCAGGAGCCGTCCTGTGGTGGAGCGTCACCACTCCACCTCCGGAAGGGCTTTCCCCTCAGGGACAACGCGCGCTTGCGGTGTTTGTCGTATGCGTGGCGTTCTGGGTGCTCAATGTGCTGCCCTTGATGATTACAAGCTTGCTCGCCATTGTTCTCATCCCCCTGACCGGGGTTCTCACGCCCGCGCAAGCATACGGGCTGTTTGGTAATGAGGCCCTATTTTTCATCCTCGGTGCCTTCATCCTCGCTGCCTGTTTGATGAAATCGGGCTTGAGCACACGGATTGCGCTCGCCATCCTCGATCGCTTTGGCCGTACCCCACGTGGTCTTTTGCGCAGCGTACTTCTTCTCAACGTGACGATGGCGTTTTTCATGTCGGAGCATGCGGTAGCGGCAATGAACTTTCCGATCATCGCCGAAATGACCAAAGTGCTTCGTTTACCGGGCCGAAAGAGCCACTATGGGAAAGCACTATTTCTGGCCATGGCCTGGGGGTCGACCATCGGTGGAATTGCAACCCTGTTGGGCGGCGCTCGCGCGCCGCTAGCGATCGGCATCTTGCGGGAGACGACTGGCAAATCGTTTTCCTTTTTTGAGTGGAGCGCCGCGATCTTTCCACTCGTCGTAGCCTTAACGGCAGTCGCTTACGGGCTGATCTTGTGGTTCTTCCCCATCGACATTGAGAGCGTCAAGGCGGCAGACGAAGTGCTGCACGAGCGGCGCCTGGGGCTAGGTCGAATGCGCTACCAGGAACGTGCCATTGGTCTCGTTACGTTAGTCACACTCTCGGCTTGGATCTTCCTCGGCGAAGAGTTCGGTCTCGCGAGTGTAGCGATGGCTGCTGTGGTGGTGTTGTTCCTTCTGCGGCTCGTGCGGTGGGCAGAAATCGAGGGCTATGTGAACTGGGGGGTCCTGCTCATGTACGGCGGGGCGATTTGCCTTGGTTCGGCACTGAATCGCTCTGGAGCAGCGAGTTGGGTTGCCCAAGCCACGCTGAGCCAGTGGGCGTCAAACGGCACTGTAGTAATTCTTCTGCTCTCAGCCCTATCGCTGGCACTCACCGAGGCCATGAGTAACGCCGCGGTGGTGGCCATGCTCCTGCCCATGAGCCTAGGGATCGCAAACGAATTCGGCTTAGACCCGCGCGTGCTCACCCTCACCGTAGCGGTGCCCGCCGGCCTGGCCACAACGTTGCCGATCGGCACACCGGCAAACGCCATCGCCTACTCGAGCGGCTATCTGTCTCTCCGCGATTTGGTCATTCCTGGGGCCATGCTCGCACTGCTCGCCTGGGTCCTGTTTAACGTCATGGCCGCGTTTTACTGGCCGCTCCTTGGCTTGCATATTGTTCCCACTGGAAGCGGAGGATGA
- a CDS encoding class I SAM-dependent methyltransferase family protein, with protein sequence MAWLDLVLPLLARLSHGWHLTYTRGFACPEVVDHALSNQPTGSGRLGLWAERWFLRQPHWRALRAVQSEIEARLEALCQRRRSYGLETFVLDFGYGCGRYAWKLIERGEILSLLCLRRQPNEISLGRAKLPSASRRHVEFQIGDRLDPASFLMAREPDVAIFLGPAASFSTSADLECFFSLTFRCLCPGGVFFFGAVEVPGPSRKLRHGERACDQATYILRHTGFQQIRSLETGSSAQLLESWKGLTTAHRPGDSSAGAS encoded by the coding sequence ATGGCATGGCTAGACCTCGTGCTCCCACTCCTCGCCCGCCTGAGCCACGGCTGGCACCTCACCTACACGCGTGGCTTCGCCTGCCCCGAAGTGGTGGACCATGCGTTGAGCAACCAGCCGACTGGAAGCGGGCGCCTCGGGCTCTGGGCCGAGCGCTGGTTTTTGCGGCAGCCACACTGGCGCGCCCTCCGCGCCGTGCAGTCCGAGATCGAAGCCCGCCTCGAAGCCCTGTGTCAACGCCGCAGAAGCTACGGGCTCGAAACATTCGTCCTCGATTTTGGCTATGGCTGCGGTCGTTACGCTTGGAAACTGATCGAGCGCGGCGAAATCCTCTCGCTTCTTTGCCTGCGCCGACAGCCGAACGAAATAAGCCTTGGACGCGCCAAACTACCGTCCGCGTCGCGGCGGCACGTGGAATTTCAAATTGGGGATCGACTTGACCCCGCCAGCTTCCTGATGGCACGGGAACCCGATGTCGCGATCTTCCTTGGCCCCGCCGCTTCGTTCAGCACTTCCGCCGACCTCGAGTGCTTCTTTTCTCTGACTTTCCGGTGTCTCTGCCCCGGTGGGGTATTCTTCTTTGGTGCCGTTGAAGTGCCTGGTCCTTCCCGAAAGCTGAGGCACGGCGAACGAGCATGCGACCAGGCCACCTACATCCTTCGGCACACTGGGTTTCAACAAATCCGGTCCTTAGAGACTGGCAGCAGCGCCCAGCTTCTCGAGAGCTGGAAGGGCCTCACAACGGCTCATCGACCCGGCGATTCCAGCGCGGGCGCATCGTAA
- the polA gene encoding DNA polymerase I, which produces MSDGRDTLYLIDAHSYVYRAFFALPRLTTAQGQPVQAVFGFTKMLLRLLRELKPQYAAAVFDAPGQTFRDEIYADYKATRPATPAELVSQLPYVREVAEGAGLTVLQVAGVEADDVIGTLALRWSERGRPVVIVSGDKDLLQLVNDSIRVWDTLFDRWYDAAAVEKKFGVPPRLIPDFIALVGDTVDNIPGVKGIGEKSAQALLRRLGSLEEVLERAAEIGEWKELRSARTVARALLEQREAALLGRELAQVRCGLELEVDEEQLKVRAMDVPRLRRLFLQLGFHSLLRELPEQAQLPVADYAVASNSTEVCTFLESAPSCSEIALATVQEGRELCAVLGRPSAPALVVCPPVMPPPQVLEAVRAHAPSRLFAHDFKRDLRLAHAEHWNTGAVFDAMVAAYLLECPVPTSLSEVLNFYLGYDCGRFRENIAATAAGVGALPELAATLSGALTDRGMQRLFEEVEAPLVGVLARMEAAGVHVDTVALREVGEELERRLVRLTKEIYQLAGGPFNISSPQQLREVLFERLRLPTRGLRRGRTGLSTDVDALSKLAGLHPLPGKILEYRTVAKLRSTYVEGLLEAVDPTTGRLHTTFNQCVTATGRLSSTEPNLQNIPVRGEEGELVRRCFTAPPGRRLVVADYSQIELRLLAHLSGDPVLCAAFEKGEDIHARTAAEVFGVPPAAVTREQRRLAKMINFGVLYGMGSTSLAKELGISVGEAQRYIDQYFTRYAGVRRYLDEVVQHARQCGYVATLMGRRRSVPELSSPDRAVAQAAERIAFNTPIQGSAADIIKLAMVELDRLIPRERLDATMVLQVHDELVFEVAEDCVEQLCTLVREVMQGVVELRVPLVVDLGVGANWAEAHP; this is translated from the coding sequence ATGTCTGATGGCCGCGACACCCTCTATCTCATCGACGCCCACTCTTACGTGTACCGCGCCTTTTTCGCGCTGCCTCGCTTGACCACGGCTCAGGGCCAACCCGTGCAGGCGGTGTTCGGATTCACCAAGATGTTGTTGCGCCTGCTGCGAGAGCTGAAGCCGCAGTACGCCGCTGCCGTCTTCGACGCTCCTGGGCAAACTTTCCGTGACGAAATATACGCGGATTACAAGGCCACGCGGCCGGCTACGCCAGCGGAGTTGGTGTCTCAGCTTCCGTATGTCCGGGAAGTGGCCGAGGGAGCGGGGCTGACTGTGCTGCAAGTGGCGGGCGTCGAGGCAGATGATGTGATCGGGACGCTCGCTCTGCGGTGGAGCGAGCGCGGCCGGCCGGTGGTGATCGTGAGTGGGGATAAAGATTTACTTCAGCTTGTCAACGATTCCATACGGGTGTGGGACACTCTGTTCGACCGTTGGTACGATGCCGCGGCCGTTGAGAAAAAATTTGGCGTTCCCCCTCGCCTCATTCCCGACTTCATCGCCCTCGTTGGCGACACTGTGGACAATATTCCAGGGGTCAAGGGCATTGGGGAGAAGAGTGCCCAAGCCTTGCTTCGACGCTTGGGTTCGCTGGAGGAAGTGCTCGAGCGGGCTGCGGAGATCGGTGAGTGGAAGGAGTTGCGCTCCGCTCGCACAGTTGCCCGCGCACTGCTGGAGCAACGCGAGGCTGCGCTGCTGGGGCGTGAGTTGGCGCAAGTGCGCTGTGGCCTGGAACTGGAGGTCGATGAGGAACAGCTCAAAGTCCGCGCAATGGATGTTCCGCGCTTGCGGCGGTTGTTTCTTCAGTTGGGGTTCCATTCCCTGCTTCGCGAGTTGCCAGAGCAAGCACAACTGCCAGTGGCCGACTACGCGGTGGCCAGCAATTCGACGGAGGTTTGCACTTTCTTGGAGAGCGCCCCGAGTTGCTCGGAGATTGCGCTGGCAACCGTTCAGGAAGGAAGGGAACTGTGCGCAGTGTTAGGCCGGCCCTCGGCGCCAGCTCTCGTTGTGTGTCCGCCAGTCATGCCGCCACCGCAGGTCCTCGAGGCGGTGCGCGCGCATGCGCCGTCTCGTCTGTTCGCTCATGATTTCAAGCGAGACTTGCGGCTCGCCCATGCGGAGCACTGGAATACCGGCGCGGTGTTCGATGCCATGGTGGCGGCCTATTTGTTGGAATGCCCGGTGCCGACATCGTTGTCGGAGGTGTTGAACTTTTACTTAGGCTACGATTGCGGGCGCTTCCGTGAGAACATCGCGGCTACTGCGGCGGGCGTAGGTGCGTTGCCCGAACTCGCGGCGACCCTCTCCGGGGCGTTGACGGATCGCGGGATGCAGAGGCTGTTCGAGGAAGTCGAAGCCCCGTTGGTTGGGGTGCTCGCGCGCATGGAAGCTGCGGGAGTGCATGTGGACACAGTTGCCCTGCGGGAGGTGGGGGAGGAACTCGAGCGGCGGTTAGTCCGCCTCACGAAAGAAATTTATCAACTAGCGGGCGGGCCCTTTAACATCTCCTCGCCCCAGCAGCTCCGGGAGGTGCTCTTCGAGCGATTGCGATTGCCGACACGTGGTTTGCGTCGCGGAAGGACCGGGCTTTCCACGGATGTGGACGCGTTGTCCAAGTTGGCGGGATTGCACCCTCTTCCCGGAAAGATTCTCGAGTATCGAACGGTGGCGAAGCTCCGCTCCACTTACGTCGAAGGGTTACTGGAGGCCGTTGACCCTACGACTGGCCGCTTGCACACCACCTTCAACCAGTGCGTTACCGCAACCGGTCGACTGAGTTCCACGGAGCCTAACCTGCAAAATATTCCCGTTCGGGGCGAAGAGGGTGAGTTGGTACGGCGTTGCTTTACCGCCCCACCGGGGCGTCGCTTGGTGGTGGCCGATTACTCGCAGATCGAGCTGCGGTTGCTCGCGCACCTTTCTGGCGATCCAGTGCTGTGTGCCGCGTTCGAAAAGGGCGAGGATATCCATGCTCGTACAGCAGCCGAGGTGTTTGGGGTCCCGCCTGCCGCGGTTACGCGAGAGCAGCGCCGCCTGGCGAAGATGATCAACTTCGGGGTGCTGTATGGGATGGGATCCACCTCCTTAGCGAAGGAGCTGGGCATTTCTGTTGGGGAGGCCCAGCGTTACATCGACCAATATTTCACGCGGTATGCAGGGGTGAGAAGATACTTGGATGAAGTCGTTCAGCACGCTCGGCAGTGCGGATACGTAGCGACGCTGATGGGTCGCCGTCGTTCGGTACCAGAATTGAGCAGCCCGGATCGAGCCGTTGCGCAGGCAGCGGAACGAATTGCCTTCAATACGCCGATCCAGGGCTCTGCTGCCGACATTATCAAGCTGGCAATGGTGGAACTGGACCGTTTGATTCCGCGCGAGCGACTTGACGCGACGATGGTCTTGCAAGTGCACGACGAGCTTGTGTTCGAGGTCGCCGAGGATTGCGTCGAGCAGCTCTGCACCCTGGTGCGGGAAGTCATGCAGGGGGTTGTTGAGTTGCGGGTGCCGTTGGTTGTGGACCTTGGCGTCGGGGCAAATTGGGCGGAGGCCCATCCCTGA
- a CDS encoding sigma-70 family RNA polymerase sigma factor, translating to MERTDSELVELARKGNKEAFRELFERYQKKVMSIALGMVNNPEDAMEIVQDTFVKAYENLEGFKGESSFYTWLFRIAVNRAIDLRRYQRRNPTVGLQEEFGMPDSDDPYDEFLGDEEGKTDPVRQAESREIATRVAEAIAELTPYHRAVILLREVEGLSYEDISRVMQCSKGTVMSRLHYARKKLQSKLKDLL from the coding sequence GTGGAACGAACCGATTCAGAATTGGTGGAGCTGGCCCGCAAGGGCAACAAAGAAGCCTTTCGAGAACTGTTCGAGCGGTACCAAAAGAAAGTCATGTCGATCGCTCTCGGTATGGTGAACAACCCTGAGGATGCGATGGAGATCGTGCAGGACACGTTTGTGAAGGCCTACGAAAACCTAGAAGGGTTTAAAGGCGAATCGAGCTTTTACACTTGGCTATTTCGGATTGCTGTCAACCGCGCAATCGACCTGCGGCGGTACCAGCGCCGCAACCCGACCGTTGGCTTGCAAGAAGAGTTCGGCATGCCCGATTCGGACGATCCGTACGACGAATTCCTGGGAGACGAAGAAGGCAAGACGGATCCGGTCCGCCAAGCCGAATCTCGCGAGATCGCCACCCGCGTGGCGGAAGCCATCGCCGAGTTGACGCCGTATCATCGCGCCGTCATACTCCTACGCGAAGTGGAAGGCCTTTCATACGAGGACATCAGCCGCGTCATGCAGTGCTCGAAAGGCACCGTGATGAGCCGCTTACACTACGCACGCAAGAAACTGCAGAGCAAGCTTAAGGACCTTTTGTAA
- a CDS encoding HesA/MoeB/ThiF family protein — protein MYAPRCLADARILIVGVGGLGSPAAQILAAHGAGQLTLVDPDTVSVSNLHRQLLFDEGDLGAPKAEVAARKLATRYPRVRIEPLPIALGDHNAATLIESHDWVIDATDGWNTKLWLHDLALACGRPIAHAGAVGWRGQALTALPGEPGCLRCVVNVSGTANETSCQQAGIIPGVVQLLGGRLALEAISWLSGRRESMLVRKLLYVDAYRATIRIVPFAPEPECVLCAGTGQLSAAMH, from the coding sequence GTGTACGCCCCTCGTTGTCTCGCTGATGCCCGCATTTTAATCGTCGGCGTGGGCGGGCTTGGGTCGCCAGCGGCGCAAATCCTCGCGGCGCACGGCGCAGGACAGTTGACCCTTGTGGATCCCGACACGGTCAGCGTCTCTAACCTCCACCGCCAGCTCCTCTTCGATGAGGGCGATCTCGGCGCGCCAAAGGCCGAGGTTGCGGCTCGCAAGTTGGCCACTCGCTATCCGCGCGTCCGCATCGAGCCGCTACCGATCGCATTGGGCGATCACAACGCCGCCACGCTGATTGAATCTCACGATTGGGTCATCGATGCCACTGATGGATGGAACACCAAGCTCTGGCTCCATGACCTTGCCCTTGCGTGTGGCCGCCCCATCGCGCATGCAGGCGCGGTCGGGTGGCGTGGTCAAGCGCTCACCGCATTGCCGGGTGAACCGGGCTGCCTGCGCTGTGTCGTGAATGTTTCCGGAACGGCCAACGAGACCTCCTGCCAGCAGGCCGGGATCATTCCTGGGGTGGTGCAGCTCCTCGGTGGACGGCTCGCACTTGAAGCAATTTCTTGGTTATCTGGTCGCAGAGAAAGCATGCTCGTGCGTAAACTTTTGTACGTGGATGCCTATCGAGCGACAATTCGGATCGTGCCGTTTGCCCCGGAGCCGGAGTGTGTTCTTTGCGCGGGCACTGGTCAGCTCTCGGCCGCCATGCACTGA
- a CDS encoding PLP-dependent cysteine synthase family protein: MTKAPALPRPGKTLRPRKVDSVLDLVGNTPLVEIRRVRDAVSPRVRIYAKLEGLNPGGSVKDRPAVWMVRDGLRTGKLRPGKTIIDSTSGNTGIALAMAGAVLGYPVELVMPANVSRERKKIVAAYGAKVIFSDPLEGSDGAIRLCRKIIAENPEKYFKPDQYFNEVNPRAHYESTGPEIWRDTHGQITHFIAGIGTGGTIMGTGRYLKQQNPGIQVIAVEPDDAWHGLEGLKHMASSIVPGIYHEEELDRKIPVSTDAAYEMVYRLGEEEGLVMGQSSGAAMVGALTVARELSEGVLVVIFPDFGDRYLSTNLWVGWRERRARLERMLSERTSR; the protein is encoded by the coding sequence GTGACCAAGGCACCCGCCCTTCCGCGTCCAGGTAAGACGCTGCGGCCACGGAAGGTCGACTCCGTACTCGACCTTGTGGGGAATACGCCCCTGGTTGAGATTCGCCGCGTGCGGGACGCTGTGAGTCCGCGTGTGCGGATTTACGCCAAGCTTGAAGGCTTGAACCCCGGAGGGTCGGTGAAAGACCGTCCTGCCGTATGGATGGTGCGGGACGGGTTGCGAACGGGAAAGCTACGTCCTGGAAAGACGATCATTGACTCGACCTCCGGAAATACCGGCATTGCCCTGGCGATGGCGGGCGCTGTCCTGGGCTACCCAGTAGAGCTGGTGATGCCGGCGAACGTGAGCCGGGAGCGAAAGAAGATCGTGGCTGCCTATGGGGCGAAGGTGATCTTTAGCGACCCACTCGAAGGCTCCGACGGCGCCATTCGCCTCTGCCGGAAAATCATTGCAGAAAACCCAGAAAAGTATTTCAAGCCCGACCAGTACTTTAACGAGGTCAATCCTCGGGCACATTACGAAAGCACAGGGCCAGAGATTTGGCGGGATACGCACGGCCAAATCACGCACTTTATCGCTGGCATCGGCACGGGCGGCACGATCATGGGAACAGGCCGTTACCTCAAACAACAAAATCCTGGCATTCAAGTGATTGCTGTGGAGCCGGACGACGCGTGGCACGGCCTCGAAGGGCTAAAACACATGGCCAGTTCGATCGTGCCGGGAATTTACCATGAAGAAGAGCTGGACCGAAAAATTCCCGTCAGTACGGATGCAGCTTACGAAATGGTCTACCGGCTCGGCGAGGAAGAAGGGTTAGTCATGGGTCAATCCTCCGGAGCCGCAATGGTGGGCGCACTGACCGTAGCCCGGGAACTTTCCGAAGGTGTTCTCGTGGTCATTTTTCCGGATTTTGGCGATCGCTACCTCAGCACGAATCTCTGGGTGGGCTGGCGCGAACGGCGCGCACGCCTGGAACGGATGCTGTCGGAGCGAACTTCAAGGTGA